One genomic segment of Brassica napus cultivar Da-Ae chromosome A3, Da-Ae, whole genome shotgun sequence includes these proteins:
- the BNAA03G58270D gene encoding E3 ubiquitin-protein ligase RNF19B: MAEEEKPTTPTPEPTLPSPPESPSNPDDPPPETPTPPAKFDPSRMIGIIKRKALIKDLAAAYHSECIAYCRELLELQKRKNEPFLYTKAPEDLRKVTLRSSSKRAKKKR; this comes from the exons ATGGCGGAAGAAGAGAAGCCAACTACTCCTACACCTGAGCCCACTCTTCCTTCTCCGCCGGAATCTCCATCAAACCCCGATGATCCGCCGCCGGAAACGCCTACTCCTCCGGCTAAATTCGATCCTAGTCGAA TGATTGGGATCATCAAGAGGAAGGCTTTGATTAAGGATTTAGCTGCAGCTTACCACTCCGAGTGTATTGCTTATTGCCGAGAGCTTCTTGAGCTTCAAAAGAGAAAGAACGAG CCGTTTCTGTACACGAAAGCTCCAGAAGATCTGAGAAAAGTGACGTTGAGGTCTTCTTCCAAACGAGCTAAGaaaaaacgttaa
- the LOC106444379 gene encoding uncharacterized protein LOC106444379, giving the protein MVRSELGRRRFLSRAEMAPASMISRRSCSMSPTLETIFEERSDDFNHQNYYSKAVVGQRHRLFLIVPAIISAVSCVLLYRHDRVVRFS; this is encoded by the coding sequence ATGGTCAGATCAGAACTAGGAAGAAGGAGATTTTTATCTCGAGCTGAAATGGCGCCGGCGTCAATGATTTCTCGCCGGAGCTGTTCAATGTCTCCGACACTAGAGACCATATTTGAAGAAAGGTCCGATGATTTTAACCAtcaaaattattattcaaaagCTGTTGTGGGCCAACGACACCGTCTCTTCCTTATCGTTCCGGCGATTATATCGGCCGTGTCTTGTGTTTTGTTGTATAGACATGATCGTGTTGTTCGATTTTCTTGA
- the LOC106440183 gene encoding transcription factor TCP2-like: MVIEKLRNESIGDDEMIGDLMKNNNGDVVDNTNNNRLSRWHHNSSRIIRVSRASGGKDRHSKVWTSKGPRDRRVRLSVSTALQFYDLQDRLGYDQPSKAVEWLIKAAEDSISELPSLNNTNFPMNDDDNQIPTLTGASPTAAAAAANSLSKSACSSNSDTSKNSSGLSLSRSELRDKARERARERTAKETKERDGNNNHHTTSFTDLLNSGSDPVNTNRQWMAPSSSPAPMEYFSSGLILGSGQTHFPIQTNSHPFSSISDHHHQHHPHQEFSFVPDHLISPAGSNGGGAFNLDFNMSTTSVASTGFSGFNRGTLQSNSTNHHHHHQSFLANLQRFPSSEGGGGPQFLFGTGALPAENQHPHHNNNNNHQFQLYYENGCRNSDQKGKGKN, translated from the coding sequence ATGGTTATAGAGAAGCTTAGGAATGAGAGTATTGGTGATGATGAAATGATTGGAGATCTGATGAAGAACAACAATGGCGACGTCGTGGATAACACCAACAACAACCGGTTAAGCCGGTGGCATCACAACTCTTCAAGGATCATTAGGGTTTCGAGAGCTTCCGGTGGCAAAGATCGACACAGCAAAGTCTGGACTTCCAAAGGCCCACGTGACCGGCGCGTCCGGTTATCAGTCTCCACCGCTCTTCAGTTCTACGATCTCCAAGACCGGTTAGGCTACGATCAGCCGAGCAAAGCCGTCGAGTGGCTCATCAAAGCTGCTGAAGATTCAATCTCCGAGCTCCCTTCGCTCAACAACACAAATTTTCCGATGAACGATGACGACAATCAGATTCCGACACTAACCGGTGCTTCTCCTACCGCTGCTGCGGCTGCGGCTAACTCGTTGTCTAAATCTGCTTGTAGTAGCAATTCGGACACGAGCAAGAACTCTTCTGGTTTGTCTCTTTCGAGGTCGGAGCTGAGGGATAAGGCTAGAGAACGAGCTAGAGAGAGAACAGCTAAAGAGACCAAGGAGAGAGACGGTAATAACAACCACCATACGACTTCGTTTACCGATCTGTTAAATTCCGGTTCGGATCCGGTTAACACTAACCGGCAatggatggctccttcttcatCGCCTGCTCCTATGGAGTATTTCAGCTCCGGTTTGATTCTCGGGTCGGGTCAGACCCACTTCCCGATCCAAACAAACTCTCACCCCTTCTCATCGATCTCCgaccatcatcatcaacatcatccTCATCAAGAGTTTTCCTTCGTTCCCGACCATCTGATATCTCCGGCAGGATCCAACGGCGGTGGAGCTTTCAATCTCGACTTCAACATGTCGACAACCTCCGTGGCCTCCACCGGGTTCAGTGGTTTCAACAGGGGGACCCTTCAGTCCAATTCAactaatcatcatcatcatcatcagtctTTTCTTGCCAATCTACAGAGGTTTCCATCATCAGAAGGTGGTGGAGGTCCACAGTTCTTGTTCGGTACCGGTGCACTGCCTGCAGAGAATCAACACCCGcaccacaacaacaacaacaatcaccAGTTTCAGCTTTACTATGAGAATGGATGCAGAAACTCAGACCAAAAGGGTAAAGGCAAGAACTGA
- the LOC106440184 gene encoding glycolate oxidase 3 translates to MEITNVMEYEKIAKEKLPKMVYDYYASGAEDQWTLQENRNAFSRILFRPRILIDVSKIDVSTTVLGFNISMPIMVAPTAMQKMAHPDGELATARATSAAGTIMTLSSWATCSVEEVASTGPGIRFFQLYVYKDRNVVRQLVKRAEEAGFKAIALTVDTPRLGRRESDIKNRFALPRGLTLKNFEGLDLGKIDKTNDSGLASYVAGQVDQSLSWKDIKWLQSITSLPILVKGVITAEDARIAVEYGAAGIIVSNHGARQLDYVPATIMALEEVVKAVEGRLPVFLDGGVRRGTDVFKALALGASGVFVGRPSLFSLAADGEAGVRKMLQMLRDEFELTMALSGCRSLREISRNHIKTDWDFPHYFPAKL, encoded by the exons atggagataacGAACGTGATGGAATACGAGAAGATCGCAAAGGAGAAACTACCAAAGATGGTTTATGATTACTACGCATCTGGTGCAGAGGATCAGTGGACACTTCAGGAGAATCGTAACGCCTTCTCCAGGATTCT gTTTAGGCCTAGGATTCTGATCGATGTAAGCAAGATTGATGTGAGCACAACTGTTTTAGGGTTTAACATATCTATGCCGATCATGGTTGCTCCCACTGCTATGCAGAAAATGGCTCACCCTGATG GCGAGCTAGCAACTGCTAGAGCTACTTCTGCTGCTGGAACAATCATG aCATTATCTTCATGGGCTACGTGTAGTGTTGAGGAAGTTGCTTCCACAGGACCTGGGATTCGCTTTTTCCAACTCTAT GTCTATAAGGATAGAAACGTGGTTAGGCAGCTTGTGAAACGAGCTGAAGAAGCTGGTTTCAAAGCGATTGCTCTTACCGTTGATACCCCTAGGCTTGGACGCAGAGAATCCgacatcaaaaacag ATTTGCGCTTCCTAGAGGTCTGACGTTGAAGAACTTCGAAGGGTTGGATCTTGGGAAAATAGACAAG ACCAATGACTCAGGGCTAGCTTCATATGTTGCGGGTCAAGTTGATCAGTCACTTAGCTGGAAG GATATAAAGTGGCTACAATCTATCACAAGCTTGCCAATTCTTGTCAAGGGTGTTATTACAGCTGAGGATG CAAGAATCGCGGTTGAGTATGGAGCTGCAGGGATTATAGTTTCTAACCATGGAGCTCGTCAGCTTGATTATGTCCCTGCAACTATAATGGCTCTTGAAGAG GTGGTTAAAGCGGTGGAGGGTCGGTTACCGGTGTTTCTTGACGGTGGAGTTCGCCGTGGAACTGATGTCTTTAAAGCATTGGCTCTTGGAGCTTCAGGTGTCTTT GTTGGAAGGCCGAGCTTGTTCTCGCTTGCAGCGGACGGAGAGGCGGGAGTGAGGAAGATGCTGCAAATGCTAAGAGACGAGTTTGAGCTGACAATGGCACTTAGTGGCTGCCGTTCCCTGAGAGAAATTAGTCGGAACCACATCAAGACCGATTGGGACTTTCCTCATTACTTCCCGGCCAAGCTATAA
- the LOC106444377 gene encoding ras-related protein RABA1e, whose product MGAYKSDDDYDYLFKLVLIGDSGVGKSNLLSRFTRNEFSIESKSTIGVEFATRSVHVDEKTIKAQLWDTAGQERYRAITSAYYRGAVGALLVYDITRHVTFENVERWLKELRDHTDASVVIMLVGNKADLRHLRAVPTEEARSFSERENMFFMETSALDATNVEQAFTHVLTQIYRVMSRKALDGTGDPTSLPKGQTIDIGNKDDVTAVKSSGCCSS is encoded by the exons atggGAGCGTACAAATCCGACGACGACTACGATTATCTCTTTAAACTAGTCTTGATCGGAGATTCCGGAGTCGGAAAATCCAACCTGTTGTCTCGGTTCACCAGAAATGAATTCAGTATCGAGTCAAAGTCTACCATCGGTGTCGAGTTCGCTACAAGAAGCGTTCATGTCGACGAGAAAACCATCAAAGCTCAGCTTTGGGACACCGCCGGTCAAGAAAG ATATAGAGCAATCACGAGTGCATACTACAGAGGAGCAGTAGGTGCTCTTCTAGTGTACGACATAACTCGACACGTAACGTTCGAGAACGTTGAACGATGGCTCAAGGAGCTTCGTGACCATACCGATGCCAGCGTCGTGATCATGCTTGTTGGAAACAAAGCTGATCTTCGTCACCTTCGTGCTGTTCCCACGGAAGAGGCTAGATCTTTCTCTGAGAGAGAGAATATGTTCTTTATGGAAACTTCTGCTCTTGATGCTACAAATGTTGAGCAAGCTTTCACTCATGTCTTGACTCAGATCTATCGTGTAATGAGCCGTAAAGCTCTTGATGGCACTGGAGATCCAACATCGTTGCCTAAAGGACAGACCATTGATATTGGAAACAAGGATGATGTTACTGCTGTTAAGTCCTCTGGTTGTTGCTCAAGTTGA
- the LOC106440181 gene encoding adenylosuccinate lyase-like, with protein sequence MELNVSSKALTNTKLPCFAATPTTNTLLNPSKSLTLASHHPLPRVPLSLSSTDPLKPRKVTAMAAGSSRDLEMSNLTALSPLDGRYWGKVKDLASSMSEFGLIYFRVLVEIKWLLKLSRIADVTEVPSFSKEAEAYLQAIIDGFSVDDALEVKKIEKVTNHDVKAVEYFLKQKCESHQEIAKVLEFFHFACTSEDINNLSHGLMLREALSSVILPSMDELIKSISLMAKEFAHVPMLSRTHGQPASPTTLGKEMAIFAVRLSEERRYLAETKIKGKFAGAVGNYNAHVSAYPNIDWPHVADEFVTSLGLTFNPYVTQIEPHDYMARLFNTISQFNNILIDFDRDIWSYISLGYFKQITKAGEIGSSTMPHKVNPIDFENSEGNLGKANAELTFLSMKLPVSRMQRDLTDSTVLRNMGGALGHSLLAYKSAIQGIKKLQVNEARLKEDLDQTWEVLAEPIQTVMRRYGVPEPYEKLKELTRGRAVNEESIREFIKGLDLPEEAKSQLLKLTPHTYVGAAAALALAVDEALHL encoded by the exons ATGGAGCTCAATGTCTCTTCCAAGGCTTTAACCAACACCAAGCTCCCTTGCTTCGCCGCCACACCCACCACCAACACACTCTTAAACCCATCAAAATCGCTTACCTTAGCTTCTCACCATCCGCTTCCCAGAGTTCCACTCTCTCTCTCGTCTACTGATCCTCTCAAGCCAAGAAAG GTGACAGCAATGGCTGCGGGAAGCTCCAGAGACTTGGAGATGTCGAACTTAACGGCGTTATCACCTTTGGATGGACGTTACTGGGGTAAAGTTAAGGACTTGGCTTCTTCCATGAGCGAGTTTGGTTTGATCTACTTCCGTGTACTCGTCGAG ATCAAATGGCTTCTTAAGCTATCAAGAATTGCTGACGTCACCGAAGTCCCAAGCTTTAGCAAAGAAGCTGAGGCTTACTTGCAAGCGATCATCGATGGGTTCAGCGTGGACGACGCGTTGGAAGTCAAGAAGATCGAGAAAGTAACCAACCACGATGTCAAGGCAGTGGAGTACTTCTTGAAACAAAAGTGTGAATCTCATCAAGAGATTGCTAAGGTTCTTGAGTTTTTCCATTTCGCTTGCACTTCCGAGGACATCAACAACCTCTCCCACGGTTTGATGCTTCGAGAAGCGCTTAGCTCCGTTATACTCCCCTCCATGGATGAGCTCATCAAGTCTATCTCCCTCATGGCTAAGGAATTTGCACACGTCCCCATGCTTTCAAGAACTCATGGCCAG CCTGCTTCACCTACAACGTTAGGGAAGGAGATGGCGATTTTCGCGGTGAGGTTAAGCGAAGAAAGGAGATATCTTGCAGAAACTAAGATTAAAGGGAAGTTTGCTGGTGCTGTTGGGAACTACAACGCTCATGTTTCAGCGTATCCTAATATCGACTGGCCTCATGTTGCAGATGAGTTTGTTACTTCTCTCGGTTTAACCTTTAACCCATACGTTACTCAG ATTGAGCCTCATGACTACATGGCTAGACTATTTAATACAATCAGCCAGTTCAACAACATCTTGATTGATTTCGATAGAGATATATGGAGCTACATATCTCTAGGCTACTTTAAGCAGATAACTAAAGCTGGAGAGATCGGATCATCCACAATGCCACACAAAGTGAATCCTATTGACTTTGAGAATAGTGAAGGGAATCTAGGGAAAGCAAACGCTGAGCTTACTTTTCTCAGCATGAAGCTTCCCGTTTCACGAATGCAG CGTGACTTAACTGATTCAACTGTGTTGAGAAACATGGGTGGAGCTTTAGGACACTCTCTTCTTGCTTACAAGAGCGCCATACAGGGAATCAAGAAGCTTcag GTTAATGAAGCTCGGTTGAAAGAAGATTTGGATCAAACTTGGGAAGTCCTCGCTGAACCCATACAAACT GTGATGAGGAGATATGGTGTTCCAGAGCCGTATGAGAAGCTGAAGGAGCTAACAAGAGGAAGAGCTGTGAATGAAGAAAGCATCAGAGAGTTTATCAAAGGTTTGGATTTGCCTGAAGAAGCTAAATCTCAGCTTTTGAAGCTAACTCCACACACGTACGTTGGTGCTGCTGCTGCATTGGCTTTGGCCGTCGATGAAGCTCTGCACTTGTGA
- the LOC106444381 gene encoding uncharacterized protein LOC106444381, which produces MEHEEAERSTTIVASTSEESSSLDAIARVRKLLFRQMLVGIKDGRFFLGSFHCIDKQGNILLQDAVEYRSIRRSSPSPTEQRCLGMILIPASCRTSCHVDCSVEEQLSLIQLKE; this is translated from the coding sequence ATGGAACACGAAGAAGCAGAGAGAAGCACCACCATCGTTGCATCAACCTCCGAAGAGTCGTCGAGTTTAGATGCGATAGCTCGAGTGAGGAAGCTCTTGTTTCGCCAGATGCTGGTTGGAATCAAAGACGGGAGATTCTTCCTTGGCAGTTTCCATTGCATTGACAAGCAAGGAAACATACTTCTCCAAGACGCTGTCGAGTATCGCAGCATAAGAAGATCGTCTCCTTCGCCTACCGAACAGCGTTGTCTTGGTATGATACTAATCCCTGCCTCTTGCAGGACGTCTTGCCATGTCGATTGCTCTGTCGAGGAACAGCTTTCGTTGATCCAGCTTAAAGAGTAG
- the LOC106440180 gene encoding magnesium-chelatase subunit ChlI-1, chloroplastic-like, protein MASLLGTSSIRASPSLSSSSSSTPSISPICFRPGRICGRASNAGIQIRPKKNRSRHHVSVMNVATEINSTEQQVGKFDSKKSARPVYPFAAIVGQDEMKLCLLLNVIDPKIGGVMIMGDRGTGKSTTVRSLVDLLPEITVVAGDPYNSDPLDPEFMGVEVRERVERGEQVPVIATKINMVDLPLGATEDRVCGTIDIEKALTEGVKAFEPGLLAKANRGILYVDEVNLLDDHLVDVLLDSAASGWNTVEREGISISHPARFILIGSGNPEEGELRPQLLDRFGMHAQVGTVRDAELRVKIVEERARFDSDPKEFRDTYKTEQEKLQDQISNARSCLSSVQIDRELKVKISKVCSELNVDGLRGDIVTNRAAKALAALKGKDRVTADDVATVIPNCLRHRLRKDPLESIDSGVLVSEKFAEVFS, encoded by the exons atggcgTCTCTTCTGGGAACGTCTTCAATACGTGCGTCTCCTTCTctctcgtcttcttcttcctcaacacCTTCGATCTCTCCCATTTGCTTCAGGCCAG GGAGAATCTGTGGAAGAGCGTCAAATGCAGGAATCCAAATAAGGCCAAAGAAGAACAGGTCTCGTCACCATGTCTCTGTCATGAATGTAGCCACAGAAATCAACTCCACTGAACAACAA GTAGGGAAGTTTGATTCAAAGAAGAGTGCGAGGCCAGTTTATCCATTTGCAGCTATAGTAGGCCAAGATGAGATGAAGCTATGTCTCTTGTTGAATGTGATTGATCCCAAGATCGGTGGTGTGATGATAATGGGAGACAGAGGAACCGGGAAGTCCACAACCGTCAGGTCCTTAGTCGATCTCTTACCCGAGATTACGGTAGTTGCAGGCGACCCTTACAACTCTGACCCGTTAGACCCTGAGTTCATGGGCGTTGAGGTAAGAGAGAGAGTCGAAAGAGGAGAGCAGGTTCCCGTCATCGCCACCAAGATCAACATGGTTGACCTTCCCCTAGGTGCAACTGAAGATAGAGTTTGTGGAACTATCGATATCGAAAAGGCGTTAACAGAAGGTGTCAAAGCCTTTGAGCCTGGTCTGTTGGCTAAAGCCAACAGAGGGATACTCTACGTTGATGAAGTGAATCTCCTGGATGATCATTTGGTTGATGTGCTTCTTGATTCCGCTGCTTCTGGTTGGAACACGGTTGAGAGGGAAGGGATCTCGATCTCTCACCCGGCGAGGTTTATCTTGATCGGCTCTGGGAATCCTGAGGAAGGAGAGCTTAGGCCGCAGCTTCTTGATCGGTTTGGGATGCACGCGCAAGTAGGGACGGTTAGGGATGCTGAGTTACGAGTCAAGATTGTTGAGGAGAGAGCAAGGTTTGATAGTGACCCCAAGGAGTTTCGTGACACTTACAAAACCGAGCAGGAGAAGCTGCAAGACCAGATTTCAAATGCGAGAAGCTGTCTTTCGTCTGTTCAGATTGATAGGGAGCTGAAGGTGAAGATCTCTAAGGTGTGTTCGGAGCTGAATGTCGATGGGTTGAGAGGAGATATAGTGACTAACAGAGCGGCGAAAGCACTTGCGGCTTTGAAAGGGAAAGATAGAGTGACTGCGGATGATGTTGCAACTGTTATACCTAACTGCTTAAGGCACCGTCTCAGGAAAGATCCGTTGGAGTCTATTGATTCTGGAGTTTTGGTTTCTGAGAAGTTCGCTGAGGTTTTCAGTTGA